One Deinococcus sp. Leaf326 genomic window, CCCTGCTCGGTGCGAATGACTCTGGGCGGATCGTGCAGGCGACCCTGAGTATGGCCGAGGACAATCCCACGGATCTGCCGTGTCTCCTGCTGTACGTGCCCACCGCCAGCGGCGAACTACATCTCGGTGGCGTGGCTGGACTGAGCGATGACCAGACGGCGCGCTGGCACCAGCTACCCCACGACTGGCTGGAAGCGCCCGTCATCCCGGTGCAGCCCTTTGCCGCCGGGCCATGGCCGGAACCCGTGACGCAGCTGGCCGTGCTGCCGCTCACCCTCCCTGGGGAGACCAGCCCCCTGGGGGTCCTTATGGTGGGACTCAATCCGCGCAAGCACCTGGACGATGCGTACCAAGACTTTCTCCAGCTGGTCCGAGGGCAGCTCACTTCCGCCCTGCACGCCGCCCGGCTGACCGAGGAACTGCATCAACGCAATGGCGAGCTCAACGCGCGCAACCACGCCCTGTCCGCCTTCGAGGAGTGGACACGCGACCTGACCTTTGTCCTTGATCCTGATGTCCTGATCAACCGAGCCCAGATGCTGATTCGCACCCTGATTCCTGTGGACGCCGCCGTGTACTACGAACGGCAGGGTGAACTCTGGTTCGTGAAGCGGATGCTGGGAGAGTACGGCAATGAAGAACTCTGGCGTGCTCACCAGAAGGGCCTGCCACATGCGAGCACCGGGAATCTCCGCACGCCCTTCGAGACGGGTGAGCCGTACTACCAGGACGAGTACGACGAGCACACCGACCATCTGGCGCCTTACATGACGCACGTGACTGCCACAGTGATGGTGCCGCTCAAGACCACCCGGGGCGTGCGGGGCATCTTCGGGCTGGCGGTGTTCGGACGCTCAGGTTGGACCGCGGCGGACCGCACGATCATTGAGACGGTGGGACGCAGTTTGAGCCTGGCGCTCGACCGTGCGGAACAGGTCGCGGAACTGGCGCGGGAGCGCGAACGGCTCGCCGAGCGGACTGCGGCGCTGGCGAATGCCAACGAGGAACTCGAGGCCTTTGCCTACAGTGTCTCGCACGATCTGCGCGCGCCTGTCCGGCACATCCAAGGCTTCAATGGCCTGCTGCGCAGATCCCTTGGGACGGGGCTTGATGCCCAAGCGACCCGCTACCTCCAGGTGGTCGATCAGTCGGCGTCCCGCATGAACACCCTGATCGATGCGATGCTCGACCTGTCACGCGTTTCCCGCCAGGCGTTGCGGGCGGGCATGGTCGACCTTGGGGCATTGGTGGCTTCGGTCCGCGAGGAACTGGAAGTGGACGTGCTGGAGCGGCACGTCACGTGGCAGGTGCTCCCACTGCCGCTGGTCACGGGAGACCACGACCTGTTGAGGCAGGTGGTGCTGAATCTGCTGTCCAACGCCCTCAAGTACACGCGGGGCAGAGAGAACACGGTCATTGAGGTGTGGGCTGAGGAACGGCCACACGAGTGGACGGTATTCGTGCGTGACAATGGCGTGGGCTTCGATCCGAGGTATCAGGACAAGCTGTTCGGGGTCTTCCAGAGACTGCACCGTGCGGAGGAGTTCGAGGGCACGGGGGTGGGTCTCGCGAACGTGCGCCGGATCATCACCCGGCACGGGGGGACGGTATCGGCGCAGGGTGTCCCGGACAAAGGAGCGACCTTCGGGTTTACATTGCCCAACGTGCGGTAAATCTGGCGCTGGGGCGTAGCGCCCGTGAGCTGCGCTGGCCTGCGCATGATACTGGCAATGCAGTTACTAATCGTCGCACCGACCAGCGAACGGCTACCATCCGAATCCAGCAACAGATACAGGGACAGGCCTAACCGGACTGCTCGCTGTACGCCCCGGCTCGGGCCGAGTTATGTGGATGCCTGGGCTGGAGCTGACCGGCCGCAACTTGAGTAAGGCTGGTAACTGGATCGACGATGACTCCTACAGTGCTGCTCCCTTGACCCTGACGCTAACGTCAGGGTTTAGCTTGGGGACATGCGAATCGGTGAACTCGCCACCCATACCGGCAGCAGTGTCCGTGCCCTGCGACATTACGAGCACGCGGGCGTGCTCAGCAGTGTCCGGCAAGATAACGGCTACCGCTGGTTCACGCCGGAGGACATCGCGCGCGTCCGTCTGATTCGCATGTTCGTGTCCGTCGGCTTCACGCTCGACGAGATCCGCCGCTTCGCCCCGTGCTGGCAGGAGGGACGCGGTCCGGAAGATCCCGTCGATGCCGAGGTCGCCCCCGAGTTCTACCGCCGCAAGCTCGCAGACATCGACGCGCAACTGCGTGACCTGCAGATCATCCGTGCCCGCCTGACCGCGCAGCTGGGCGAGCTGACTCTCGCCGGCTCCACCTGCGCCTCCCATCCCAAAGGACTCCCATGAATCTGACCCTGATCCGGAACGCCACCCTTCGCCTGATCTATGCCGGGCAGACGGTCCTAATTGACCCGATGCTCGGTGACCTTCACAACATGCGGACATTCGCAGGTATCTCCCCGAACCCCACCGTGCCGCTGCCCGTCCCGGCGGCTGAGGTGCTAGCCGGCGTGACCCTGCTCATCGTGTCGCACCTCCACCCGGATCACCTCGACCCGGCCGCCGTCGCAGCTCTCCCGAAGGACGTGCCGGTGCTGTGCCAGCCGGGCGACGAAGATATCCTGCGTGGCCACGGATTCCAGGA contains:
- a CDS encoding ATP-binding protein encodes the protein MITENPSQPDLLFREGGELGTLMRQFDWTSTPLGPPDTWPAPLRTAVHIMLASKQPMYLAWTSDLIALYNDPYRTILGPDKHPAALGARTADIFGQDGYPGLKPVFDAALRGESAVFDNLLVPLVRHGYLEECYFDVSYTPVYVEQHVGGVFSSVSETTERVILARRTQTLAVLTAALLGANDSGRIVQATLSMAEDNPTDLPCLLLYVPTASGELHLGGVAGLSDDQTARWHQLPHDWLEAPVIPVQPFAAGPWPEPVTQLAVLPLTLPGETSPLGVLMVGLNPRKHLDDAYQDFLQLVRGQLTSALHAARLTEELHQRNGELNARNHALSAFEEWTRDLTFVLDPDVLINRAQMLIRTLIPVDAAVYYERQGELWFVKRMLGEYGNEELWRAHQKGLPHASTGNLRTPFETGEPYYQDEYDEHTDHLAPYMTHVTATVMVPLKTTRGVRGIFGLAVFGRSGWTAADRTIIETVGRSLSLALDRAEQVAELARERERLAERTAALANANEELEAFAYSVSHDLRAPVRHIQGFNGLLRRSLGTGLDAQATRYLQVVDQSASRMNTLIDAMLDLSRVSRQALRAGMVDLGALVASVREELEVDVLERHVTWQVLPLPLVTGDHDLLRQVVLNLLSNALKYTRGRENTVIEVWAEERPHEWTVFVRDNGVGFDPRYQDKLFGVFQRLHRAEEFEGTGVGLANVRRIITRHGGTVSAQGVPDKGATFGFTLPNVR
- a CDS encoding MerR family transcriptional regulator, with translation MRIGELATHTGSSVRALRHYEHAGVLSSVRQDNGYRWFTPEDIARVRLIRMFVSVGFTLDEIRRFAPCWQEGRGPEDPVDAEVAPEFYRRKLADIDAQLRDLQIIRARLTAQLGELTLAGSTCASHPKGLP